A genomic window from Anticarsia gemmatalis isolate Benzon Research Colony breed Stoneville strain chromosome 22, ilAntGemm2 primary, whole genome shotgun sequence includes:
- the LOC142982684 gene encoding lipase 1-like, translated as MTSKRINTWSVLLLSAGVVLAGYLLSTPLFPIKRETKTNLGYPRDSLLNFTELTSEYGYLAEEHKVVTEDGYILTMFRIAKSRNCEGKIRSPPVFLMHGLLQSSDSFIDSGPNAGLAYLISDACYDLWLGNNRGNYYSRHHVTLDPDSDPRYWDFYINEIGSYDIPAMIDYVLEYTESPKLNYVGFSQGTGTFFVMCSERPEYCDKVQLVVGLAPAARQINTKSVLFRGITQTLEKLESALTIYGVQEVLSKGAFCQEFVAFFCHFTDFTRKLCAKTMDIFDYVESYHGAINNKTTKVLFGHFPAGTSVHNMARYGQSMKSNNFEKFNYGRDKNLQVYGSEEPPKYNLSAVTVPFVCIYGKNDGLVDTEDVKWLVSQLPNVIESVEVEDPLWNHMDVTYSEYTGQLIFPKISEYLSKYST; from the coding sequence ATGACTTCGAAACGTATCAACACGTGGAGCGTCCTCCTGCTGTCCGCCGGCGTGGTGCTCGCCGGCTACCTCCTCTCCACGCCGCTGTTCCCCATCAAACGAGAGACTAAGACCAACCTCGGCTACCCCAGAGACTCCCTCCTCAACTTCACTGAACTCACCTCAGAATATGGATACTTGGCAGAAGAACACAAAGTCGTCACAGAAGATGGATATATTCTAACAATGTTCAGGATAGCGAAGTCCAGGAATTGTGAAGGAAAGATCAGGTCTCCTCCTGTGTTCCTCATGCACGGTCTGCTGCAGAGCTCCGACTCTTTCATCGATTCTGGACCTAACGCTGGACTTGCTTATTTAATATCTGACGCGTGCTACGACCTGTGGCTCGGCAACAACAGAGGGAACTACTACTCCAGGCACCACGTCACCCTGGACCCTGACAGCGACCCGCGGTACTGGGACTTCTACATCAATGAGATCGGAAGCTACGACATCCCCGCTATGATCGACTATGTGCTGGAATATACGGAGTCTCCGAAATTAAACTACGTTGGATTTTCACAAGGGACCGGTACGTTTTTCGTGATGTGCTCCGAGAGGCCCGAGTATTGTGACAAAGTGCAGTTAGTGGTCGGTCTAGCGCCGGCGGCCAGACAGATCAATACCAAGTCAGTGCTCTTCAGAGGTATCACTCAAACGCTAGAGAAATTAGAAAGTGCTCTCACAATATACGGTGTCCAAGAAGTGTTGTCGAAGGGTGCCTTCTGCCAGGAGTTCGTCGCTTTCTTCTGTCATTTCACAGACTTTACGAGGAAGTTGTGCGCTAAGACGATGGATATATTCGACTACGTGGAGTCGTACCACGGCGCGATCAACAACAAGACGACCAAGGTGTTGTTCGGGCACTTCCCCGCGGGCACCTCCGTACATAACATGGCGAGGTACGGACAGAGTATGAAGAGTAACAACTTTGAGAAGTTCAACTACGGGAGAGACAAGAATTTACAAGTGTACGGCAGCGAGGAGCCGCCGAAATACAACCTGAGTGCTGTGACAGTGCCTTTTGTGTGTATCTATGGCAAGAACGATGGTTTAGTCGACACTGAAGATGTGAAGTGGTTAGTCTCTCAGTTACCTAATGTAATAGAATCAGTAGAAGTGGAGGACCCGCTCTGGAACCACATGGACGTCACGTACAGTGAATACACAGGACAATTAATATTCCCCAAAATTAGTGAATATTTATCGAAGTATAGCACGTAG